CAAGGCGTCCTCGCGCCCAAGTCGCCGCGCGCTTGGGCTGGCCTCCGATGAGTTGCTCAAGGTGCTCCTGCACGAAGGTGGCATCGGCAAGGGCCCGATCCAGGACGGCTTCTCCCAGCCCACTGACCGCTGCCTTCCCACGGCGGTACACCGTGAGCCGTCCTCGAAGTCCTTGGCCACGTCGCTCGCCGGCCATGCCCACGTAGACGAGACCGCCTGCTGCCCCTTGCCGAGCGAGGTACACGCCTGGGAGACGCGGCGCCGAGACAGCCGCATCGTGGAAGGGTAGCCACGGCGACCACTTTGCAAGGGCGGCGACTACGTCGTTGGCAAGCACCGGACCAGCATGCCGCAAGCGCAAAAGAGGCGAACCTCTGGAGGTATCTGACACGAGGACAACCGGCGGCAGGCCGACGAGAGACCGCAAACCTTTCCCCGCCGGCCTCCCCTCCGGGCGCTACTCGTCGTTCACGCTGAACGCTCGAAGCCCAAGGCCTGGTGCCAGCGCTCCCGCAAGCCAGGTAACACGGTGATCGCCGGCGGCCAGCCCAGCGCGAGCGACCGTGCACCAGTCGTCGCGATCGAGCAGAGAAAGATAGCCGCTCAGAACGCGCTCTCGTCCGCCCTCGGGCCAAGCTATTCGTTCCGCCGCTGGATGATGTAAATGCTCAGCCAGTTGCGCGGCGATGACGAAACGCTCTACCGATGGCTCTAGGCGGCCGGCGTGTTCGCAGTGGGCCTCTAGAACGGCGGAGGCGGGCGGGTAGTGCTCGAGCGTGATGCCCGTGCCGCCGCTGTCAGCCATGATGGTCAGCAGCAGACCGGTGTGATCGACCAACTCGCTGTCAGGATTCGCTGCGGTGATCGCCTCATGTAGGTGCGCCGCAGCGGCGACCTCTCCGGCGAAGTAGCGGTTGAGGTAGTCGCCATCACAGGCGCGTCGCAGCATCCATGGCCGCGCTGCGGTGCTGCCGATCGTGCACAGGGACTCCACGACATAGACCCGTCCCCAGCCCGTGACCCGCTCGGCTAGCCACAGCAATGCGTCCGAGCCGCCGCACCACGACCGCCGTTCGAGCGCGCGGGCGGCCAGTGGGCCGAAGTAGCCCGACAGCAACCCGATCGTTTTGATCAACTCGATGTCGTCCTCATCCCACACGGTGGTCAGCAACGCCAGACCAACAGTCGCAGCGCACCGATCGGTCGCGTGCTGGACAAGCCATCGACCGGTCGCTCGGACACGTTCGGCGTCCACGCGACAGGCAGCAGCCGCGATGTGTTCATTGGGATGGATCGGAACATAGAGGTCATGGAACGCTCCGGCAAGATCGCCTGGAACGGCGGATGGATCGGCGAAATGCGTATCCAAGACGGCGGCGACGTCAGCACCGCTGCGGCGCCGATCCTCCGGCTCTCGAGGACGGGACTTCCGACCTCGGTGCTGTCCATCATCCGGATACGGCTCACCGTCACGGAGAAGAGGCGCGTCGGGATCCTCACGATGCATCCGCAACGCATGATCAAATAACGACAGCTGAGGTCCGAGCAGCCCGGGCTCGGGTGTCACGCTCACCGGCGGACAGAGGACTCGATTCTTTCGATCATGTCCGGATCATGCCAGGCACTTCAGCCGACCAGCAACCCCGCGCCGGATTGGTTGACCTCCCGGCCACGTGGCCATCGGGGCGAGTGGGCTATGGCCGACGCCGATGAGCACCGCCCGAGGTGACCGGCAGCCGATGGATCAATGCCGCCAGTCGCCTAAGGCGAGGGGAAGGCCGCCCGGCTCGCGGGCCCGACGAGCGGCAGTCCGGAAGACGACGGATACTCGCCTGATGACTGGACCGGATCTCGACCCCGAACAGTATCCGCCCATCGACCCGCGTGAACCGGTGCCCGACGACGTGGGCGTCCTTCTGCCTGGCGCGCCGGACGAACTGCCCGAAGCCCCGGCCGAACCGACGCCAGACGACGGTGGCAACGCCGGCGGCGTGCGCGAGCCGGCATAGATCCGTCGGCGATCGAGCGCGACACCAGCCCGACCGCCGATGCCGGCGCTCAAGACGTCGGGGCGCCGCCCAGCGGATCCGCATACGCCGCCGGCTACTGCGAGCCCGGTTTGGGGAGCAAAACATGCCAATGGGGCTCATCATGGGCATCTACACCGACGCCGGCTCCGGTCGGCACAACGACGTCTGGCCCAAGACCTGGAGCGTCGACTACCTGCGCGTCTACAAGAAGGACGGCGGCTACCCGGTGTCCTATCAGCGGCTGAAGAACCGGCAGACCGGCCAGTACGTCAAGGACGACGGCAGCGGCACCGCCAAGTACGTCGCCGCTTCCGGCACCGACCAGTCCGCTCAGTGGGCCGTCGAGAACGTCGACGGCTACGTCCGGCTCAAGAACCGCGCCACCGGCAACTACCTCCACGTGGAGAACCAGACTGGCACCGTGCAGACCGGGACGGTGCCCGGCACCTACTGGTCGGCGCAGTGGAGCCAGGAGTCCGTCGACGGTCACCTACGCCTGAAGAACCGTTGGAAGGGCACCTACGCTCATACCGAGAACATGACCGGCAGCGTCCAGTACGGCGCCGCGCCCGCCGGCTGGTGGACCAGCCAGTGGACGCTCGAACCCGGCTCCTGACGAACCGCGAGAGCCGCAACCAGCATCCCCCACTCTGAGTTCTCGCAGGTCAAAGGCCATCTCCCGGGTTCGGGAGGTGGCCTTTATGCTGCGCCTGGGTGCCCACCGCTGGCCCGCCGGACGGAGCGGGGATCACCCTGGCGAGGGAGGCCGGCCACCAGGTGCGCGGTGCGATGGTCGGGCCACCACCGGCTGTCGCCGGAGGACGAGGAGGCGTCGGTGGCGGCTGTGGCCGCGCAGGGTGAGACTGGGTGATGACGATGACGAAGCACGCCGTCCAGGCCGCACGGATGTTCGACGGCGAGCGCCTCGTGGACGGCGGAGTGCTGGTCCTGCTCGACGGCGGCCGCATCGCTCCCGATGCTGATTAAGCCAGACGCGCGCCCGGATCCGGACGGCCCACCGGGGTACGACGGGTCAGCATTCACCAGATCAATCCTCGCCGGACACGATAACCCGGCGATTCGCCCCGCCGCCTCCCCGCCGACGCAATGCATCACGACCGCGACGCTCATAGCCTGTTGGAGCGGCCGGGTCTCGATCTGGACCCCAGCCGCCTGAGGAGAGAGGCAACGCCGTGCGAGCAATCCCGCTGTTCGTCGTGGCACTGGTGCTCTGCGGGTGTACTGCACCAGCCCCGCCCGCCGCCGGCCCGGCCTCGCCGGCCGGGTCGGCGCCGGTGCCGTCGGCGCCGGCCGCGTCGCCGCCGGTGCCGGCCTTCCAGCAGAGCCTGCCCGGCAGCGCCCGGCGCGAGTGCGTCGCGGTGCCCGGCGACGCCACGCTGGTGCGCTCGGGCGACTTCATCGCCGGGGACTTTGTGGAGTACCGCCGGCAATGGCATCCTGACCTCGGCCCCGACCTGGGCAAGCTGTTCTGGCTGCCGGCCCGCCCCCAGCTCAACGCTGCGCTCACCGTGACCGCGACCTCCGGCGGCCGCACCGAGACCTACAGCGCCGGCTCGCTGGCGACCAACGACGCCGGGCAGGCGATGTACCCCAGCGGCATCCCGTTGCCGGCCGCCGGAACGTGGAAGCTCGTCGCGCAGGCCGGCGACGGGTGGGGGTGCTTCGAGCTGACACTGCTCTGACCGGCGTTCGGCGCGCGCCCGGGCCCAGCTCAGCGGACAACACCAACGCCAGTCAGCTCCGATCCCAAATGAACGGCTACGTCAAAGACGGGGCGCTCAACAGCTACCACGTCTCCTGCGCCAGGGCCATCGCCGACATCACCCGGGACCGTGGCCTGGACAAGCGGGCGGCGCTCATCGCCATCACCACCGCGATCGCCGAAAGCAGCCTGCACAACTACACCGAGCCCAACGACTTGGCGCGGCGGCCGGTGCGATCGAGAGCTGGCGGGACGTGACCCGCATCAGCAGCAGGAAGGCCGCTCGGCATCTCCGAAGTCGAGTCCAGCGATCCGGTAGGAAGGCCGCGCTGGCGTGCTCGATGAGCGCCAAATAACACCCGGTACCGACAAGTCAACCCGCCGTGATTTGGGCAATCGGCATCAAGGGCCGGCTGCCGCCCTGGCGCATCCGGGCTGACGCTCTACATTGACATCTGACGTCATGTGCTAATTGTGCTGATAGCTTGGCTCGTCGGCGTCCCCAAGGGAGTGCACATGCCCAACGTGGCCCTCATCGCCGGCCCGGTAGTCGACCTGGCTTCCGCTGCGTCGGCCCTGGCAGCCACCGGCCTACAGGTCGTCAGCGCAGGCAACGTCTTCCGCCAACACGTGCAGCAGCAGACTCCGCTGGGCGAAGAGGCGAACGGGTATATGCAGGCCGGACATCTTGTCCCGGATGAGCTGATGGTCGGAGTGGTCGCTGAAGCCCTAGCCAACGTCGACGGCGGCTGGGTGCTGTACAACTTCCCTCGCAAGATCCGTCAGGCCGAGTTGCTGACGCAGAGCGGTCACGGGCCCGACACAGTGATCGAGCTCGTCCTGACTGAGGACCAACTCCGTCTCGCCGTTCACCGCCGGGTAGAACGACGGATAGAACTGGACCCCCAGCAAGCCGAGCGACGCCAGGAACTCCTGCTCATGTACACGCATTCACAAGAGAACCACCAAGAGCAGATCGAGCCGTTGCGCGCCTATTACCGGACCCACGGCCTGTTGCAAACCGTCAGTGGCTTCGGCGACCTCGAAGACGTAGCAGCCAGACTGATCCCAATCGCCTCCGATGGCCAACGCCACCCGTGAGATCGGGCAGGTAGCGAAGCTGGGCCCGCAGCCGCAGCCGCAGCCGCAGCCGCAGATCGCCGCTGAGAGGTCGCTATTGGGCGACCGCTTGCCGTCGGACCTCGGCGCCTGAACACTTCCCCGCCTGATCGGCAATGTCAGGGTGAAGCGCGGACTTTGCCGAGGAGGGCCATGGATTCGGATGCGGATTTGATAGGCCGGTCGCTGGATGGCGATGTCGACGCCTTCGTGGAGGTGGTCGAGCGCCATGAGGCCGCCGTCGGTTCGTACCTCGTTCGCCGGGCGGGGCGGGATGCGGCTGAGGACCTCCTGGGCGAGGTTTGGGTTGCGGCGTTCGAGTCGCGGCGATCGTACGACCGGTCGTACAACGATGCGCGGCCGTGGCTGTACGGGGTGGCATTGAATCGCTTGCGACGCTACTGGCGGTCCCGGCCGGCCGAGGACCTGGTCGCGGACGTACCGGACGTGGCTACTGGATGGGATCCGTGGTCGGCGGTGGACCTCGGCATGGACGCCCGGGCGGTGCTCCGGTCGGCCCTCACGCGGCTCAAACCCGAAGAGCGGGAGGTCCTGAGGCTCGTCGCCTGGGAGGACCTGACCGCAGCCGACGCCGCGCGGGCACTCGGCATACCAGCGGGCACCGCGCGGCGGCTGCTGAGCCAGGCCAGGACGGCAGTGCGCGACGCCCCGGGGGTGTCCGCGCTTCTGAAGGACCGCAACAGCACGAAGGAGAGACACCGATGACCGACGAGCTCGATCTGGTCGGTGCGTTGGGCAGCGCAGAACCACTACGCCCGGAGGCGTATCAGCGGGCGCGGGCGGTGCTGCGGGCGGCTATGGCCGACCCCGGAACCGTGCGGCTGCTGGGCGCGATATCAGCGGAGAACACGACTATGGAGGCGACTTCAACCATGGAAACGACGACAACCACGCGGGACCACGAATCCAGCCCGGCGATTCAGCGCCGCCGCCGGATCGGTATCGCGGGCCGATTGGGCATCGGCGCCGGGGTGGGGGTTGCCGCCGCGGCGGCAGTCGTCGCTGTGGTGCTCAACTCGCCGGCGACCGGGGGCATCGAGGCCGGCAAGGATTCGTCAGCCGCCACCTCGAGCTCGACCACCGTCGACGGGTCCGCAGAGCGCGCGCCGCTGATGACCCTGGCCGGGTCCATCAAGACGGTTACCCCGTCGGCGGGCGACGCGTGGCTGGTGAAGGCGACGCAGGTCCACGGCACCAAGACCATGCAGGTCGTCTACACGCTGTACACCGACGATCACGCGATCTATACGGGCAACAGCGTGAAGGACATCAAGCGTGCGATCGCCCGTCACCAGGACCAGATGACGGACGGCGGCTACGCTCCGCTCCTCAAGGCAGCCGTCGCCGCGGCGGACAGCAGCCCGGCCGACGGCCGGACCCAGATGCTCAAGGCAGCCAAGGATCCGCTGGTGGGCCTCGACCCCGCAGCGCAGAAGGCGGTATGGGACAAGCAGCAGGCGTCCGCGCAGGTGATCATCAAGCAGAAGGGCGGCAACGCCAAGCCGAAGCCGTACAGCCCCCAGGCCGTTCAGCGGCACTTCGACAACGCCCTATGGACCTACAGCACCCAAGCGCTGTCCGCTGGCGACGGCAACACGCAGGTCCGGGCCGGCGTGCTGCGTCTGCTGTCCACCATCTCCGCGGTCAGCGTCAAGAACTCGACCACCCACGGCAAGGCCACGCTGACGATCACCGCCAGCCCCGAGGTGTTCGGCGGCGAGGCTGGCGAGGTGCTGACCATCGACGCCACGACCGGCATGCTGGTCAAGGACATCTCCACCGTGCCGGGCCTCCCCCAGGCCTCCACGACGTACGAATCCTCCCGCGTGACGAAGGCCGACCTGTAGGCCGGGAACTCCCACCCGCCAGCGGGCGTAACGCGCCCGGCGATCGATAACGGTGCGGGCCGCCCAGAGGCGGCCCGCACCGTCGTTTTGTTGTTCGCACGGCCCGCGCCTGACTGCGATGATCGACGCGTGACGTACATCCCGGACCTGGCGCCCTGTGACTACTACCCGGGCGCCCCGGACGCCATTGCCATTGGTTGGCTGGATTCGAGCATGCCCTTTACTGCAGGAGCCTGCCCGCGAGACGACTTGCACAGAGCTTGTAAGTGAGTAATCCCGGACGTCGCAAGATCCGGAACATGCACCGAATGATCAGGATCATCGGCCGGGAGTCGGTGGACGAATGTCCTGGCAGGACGGGAGGTGGCGCGGGCGGCGCTATCTCCTTCCTGAACCGTGTGCGTCTGATGCCGCCTGGGGCGCGTCCGGGTTACGGCATCAGCCGACCCAAGATCATGTCGATCTCAGGTCGTCTTAGGTGGACCAGCAGTGACTACCAATGACCGGCTAGGACTCTTCATGCCCAGGTCACGAGGCGTCTCGTCCACTTGATCGACTGTGCCCATCGCCGGCATCAATACAAAGCCAAGTGTTGAACGCTTACGCGTGCGGCGGGGGAGCGAGCCAAGCCAGGGGCTGTCCGCTGAGGGCGGCGTCGGCAAGGCGGTGGGCGCTGGCGGTCTTCAGAGCCGCTCGTGAGCTGTCGATCCAGCGCTGCACGTTGTCGACGCCTTGGTGGCGGTACTCGACGGCTTG
This portion of the Micromonospora zamorensis genome encodes:
- a CDS encoding RICIN domain-containing protein encodes the protein MPMGLIMGIYTDAGSGRHNDVWPKTWSVDYLRVYKKDGGYPVSYQRLKNRQTGQYVKDDGSGTAKYVAASGTDQSAQWAVENVDGYVRLKNRATGNYLHVENQTGTVQTGTVPGTYWSAQWSQESVDGHLRLKNRWKGTYAHTENMTGSVQYGAAPAGWWTSQWTLEPGS
- a CDS encoding nucleoside monophosphate kinase, giving the protein MPNVALIAGPVVDLASAASALAATGLQVVSAGNVFRQHVQQQTPLGEEANGYMQAGHLVPDELMVGVVAEALANVDGGWVLYNFPRKIRQAELLTQSGHGPDTVIELVLTEDQLRLAVHRRVERRIELDPQQAERRQELLLMYTHSQENHQEQIEPLRAYYRTHGLLQTVSGFGDLEDVAARLIPIASDGQRHP
- a CDS encoding RNA polymerase sigma factor codes for the protein MDSDADLIGRSLDGDVDAFVEVVERHEAAVGSYLVRRAGRDAAEDLLGEVWVAAFESRRSYDRSYNDARPWLYGVALNRLRRYWRSRPAEDLVADVPDVATGWDPWSAVDLGMDARAVLRSALTRLKPEEREVLRLVAWEDLTAADAARALGIPAGTARRLLSQARTAVRDAPGVSALLKDRNSTKERHR